The sequence GAGGACCGGAATTGACGCACCTCTGGTGCACCAGTTGTTCTGTCAAGAGCATGGCTGGGTAGCTAAGTGCGGAAGAGATAAGCGCTGAAAGCATCTAAGCGCCAAGCTCCTCCCAAGATGAATTTTCCCTGAAGGATCGTGGAAGACTACCACGTTGATAGGCTGGAAGTGCAAGTGTAGTAATATATTCAGCTTACCAGTACTAATCATCCGTTCGGCTTGATTCCATCGGAATCGTTGCCGTTGTTGAAAGGGATTTGGATCCCGAGGCCATAGTGAGAGGCTCGAGTGGATCGGTTAAGTTAGGAAAATGAAGTTCTCCGTGTGGATGTCAGGGAGCGGACCGTGTTGAAGGTCCGCTGCTCTAATCCTTTACTGAAATGACGAAGCTGAAGCTGTTCGTCCTCAGAGTCCCAGTTTTGATCATCATCAACGAGTGATGAACCAAGATTGCCCTCTGGTGACCACAGCGCGGTGGAACCACCCGGTCCCATTCCGAACCCGGAAGTGAAACGCTGCAGCGCCGATGGTAGTTGGACGATAGGTCCTGTGAGAGTAGGTCGTCGCCAGGTATTTGCCCGTCCTTGTCGAAAGATGAGGACGGGCTCTTTTTTTGTTTGGGGGTGGGGTGTGGATGGGTGTGGGTGTGAGGTGGTTAGCGGCCCGTGGGGTGTGGCGGAGTGTTTTGGGGGATAGGGCGTATAGGTCTTATAGGACGTATAGGACCTATGGGAGAGGGGGACGCGTGCGGAGGCGGCCGTAGGGTAGCGCGAAGCTTGGCTTCGCGGACGGCGTGTGCCCCGCGCAGAGGGAAAGCGGAGCTTCCCCCTACACTCTGGAAGCAGAGCTTTCAGCTACGTTCAGCTACGATGGGGGGCGTTGCCTGAGGACTGGCCGGTGGTGGGATTGGGGTGAGTGCCCCCACTCACAAGCAGGAATACTTGTGCTACTTGGGGCCGCGGAGACGATTTTTGAGGATTGTCTCGATTTTTGGAAAACAGCAGCCCATGCTGGTCTTCGGGTTCGTGCCCAGCCAGACGAAGGGTTAGAGTATTGCCAAGTGAGTTTTCAATTCGGTGGTGATCTGAGACGCGATAAACGCGAACTGCTACTTTAATGAACACCGCGCGGACTCACTTTGAAAAATGAAAATGTACGTGGGGAATCTCCCCTTTGACACGAACGAGAGCGATCTGCGCACCGTCTTCGGCGAATATGGCCAGGTGACCGACGTTCATCTCCCGATCGACCGCGAAACCAACCGCCCGCGTGGCTTTGCGTTCGTGACCATGGATTCCAAGGAAGCCATGGAAGCCGCGATCAAAGCCCTCGACGGCCAGGATTTCCACGGCCGCAATCTCCGTATCAACGAAGCCCAGCCGCGTGAAGAACGCGGTGGTGGCGGCGGCTACGGCGGCGGTGGTGGCGGCGGCTACAAGGGCGGCGGCGGTGGCGGCTACCGTGGTGGTGGCGGCGGCGGTGGCTACAAGGGTGGCGGCGGTGGCGGCTACAAGGGTGGTGGCGGCAATCGCTACTAAGCCCCGCGACTGACGATCTTTCCAAAACCGGCACTCCGAGAGGGGTGCCGGTTTTTTCGTGGAGAGCCGCGGCTTATTTCGGCAGACCGAGCTTCACGAGGACGGGCTCGAGGGCCTCGGCCCAGCGCTTGTAGCCTTCGCCCTGCGGGTGGAGGAAGTCGGGCATGAGGTCCTTCGGCAGGGTGCCGTCCGGGGCGAGGAAGCGGTCGTTGACGTCGAGGTGGACGATGTTGGTGCCATCGGCGAACGACTTGATGCGCTGGTTGATCTCGCTGTTGCGGACGCGCATCTTGTCATCGGGCTTTTCGCTGCGGGGGAAGATGGAGAGCAGGACGATCTTGGCGTTCGGCTTGCGGGTGCGGAGGATGTCCAGGATGCGGCGGACGCCGGAGGCGGTGTCCTCGGCGGAGTCCATGCGGTGGCCGGTGTTGTTGGTGCCGATCATCAGGACGAAGGCCTTGGGGTCGACGTTGTCGATTTCGCCATTCATGAGGCGCCAGATGACGTGCTCGGTGCGGTCGCCGGAGAAGCCGAGGTTGAGGGCCTTGCGGTTGCCGCCGTAGTATTCGGTCCAGAGGTCCTTGCCGAAGGTTTCCCAGCCCTGAGTGATGGAGTCGCCGACGAAGACGAGGTCGTGCGGGCCTTCCTTGGCGAGCTTGAGCTTTTCATTGTGGCGCTGGCGCCACCAGGGCGTGTCCTCACCGCGCTGGGCGGTGGTGGTGGCGGGGTTGATGCCGTAGCCGGCCTTGAGCTCGGCGAGGCGCTTTTTGAGGCCTTCGAGGATGGTGGCGTAAGCGGGGTCCGCCGCCACGGATTTCATTTCCTGCGGGTCCTTCTGGAGGTCGAAGAGGTTCCACTGCTTGGTCCTGGGGAACCACATGAGCTTGTAGTTCGCATTGCGGACGCCCTCGTGGGGGGCGACGGCGTGGGTGCCTTCGCCGCTGTAGAAGTAGTAGATGGCATCGCGCCAATCCGCCGGGGTCTGGTCGCCGGCCTTGAGGACGGGAACGAGGCTTTTGCCCTGCATGTCCGCGGGGACGGGGACATGGGCGGCATCGAGGAAGGTGGGGGCGTAGTCGATGTTCTGGATGAGGGAGGCGTTGTGGCCGCCGGGCTTCACGACGCCGGGCCAGCGGACGAGGAAGGGCATGGCGAGGGATTCCTCGAACATCCAGCGCTTGTCGAACCAGCCGTGCTCGCCGAGGTAGAAGCCCTGGTCGGCGCTGTAGATGACGATGGTGTTCTTCGCGAGGCCGGACTTGTCGAGGTAATCGAGGACCTTGCCGACGCCTTCGTCCACGGCGCGGACGCAGCGGAGGTAGTCCTTCATGTAACGCTGGTATTTCCAGCGGACGACGGCCTTCTCATCGAGCTTGCCGTCCTTCATGTCGGCGAGGAACTTCTGGTTCTCC comes from Luteolibacter sp. LG18 and encodes:
- a CDS encoding RNA-binding protein; this encodes MKMYVGNLPFDTNESDLRTVFGEYGQVTDVHLPIDRETNRPRGFAFVTMDSKEAMEAAIKALDGQDFHGRNLRINEAQPREERGGGGGYGGGGGGGYKGGGGGGYRGGGGGGGYKGGGGGGYKGGGGNRY
- a CDS encoding sulfatase/phosphatase domain-containing protein, with the translated sequence MRLSLLFAAAALSLAAVRAEDRPNIVFIFSDDHALNAISAYGGPLKDVAPTPNIDRIAKEGAIFTRSYCGNSICGPSRATVLTGKHSVANGFIDNSGSRFDGTQQTFPKLLQKAGYQTSIIGKWHLESTPTGFDHWEILNGQGMYYNPEFITASGTRREPGYTTDLITDKALTWLDKDRDKSKPFLLMFQQKAPHRNWSPAARHMHLFDGVTIPEPPTLFDDYANRDESLKKQAMQIAKDFSWENDMKLHGPNLYPKFFTGADGNGEFRRMTPEQLGTWDAAYEPENQKFLADMKDGKLDEKAVVRWKYQRYMKDYLRCVRAVDEGVGKVLDYLDKSGLAKNTIVIYSADQGFYLGEHGWFDKRWMFEESLAMPFLVRWPGVVKPGGHNASLIQNIDYAPTFLDAAHVPVPADMQGKSLVPVLKAGDQTPADWRDAIYYFYSGEGTHAVAPHEGVRNANYKLMWFPRTKQWNLFDLQKDPQEMKSVAADPAYATILEGLKKRLAELKAGYGINPATTTAQRGEDTPWWRQRHNEKLKLAKEGPHDLVFVGDSITQGWETFGKDLWTEYYGGNRKALNLGFSGDRTEHVIWRLMNGEIDNVDPKAFVLMIGTNNTGHRMDSAEDTASGVRRILDILRTRKPNAKIVLLSIFPRSEKPDDKMRVRNSEINQRIKSFADGTNIVHLDVNDRFLAPDGTLPKDLMPDFLHPQGEGYKRWAEALEPVLVKLGLPK